In Syntrophus gentianae, a genomic segment contains:
- the lnt gene encoding apolipoprotein N-acyltransferase — MKLSYWLLSKKPVLPAFLSSLLLLLSFPKYGTGLFAWIALVPFLYSLRGKTVSQGAATGFWIGMVFYVGLIYWIVYVIVVYGNLPYFAGIVLMLLLAAYLSLYFGLFAAGIIYLKNKEVPLILSAPLLWVILEFTKSNLFAGFPWENLAHSQYLYSRIIQIADLAGGYGISFLIVLINVILYDLLTLRKKKKIVLMEAALGMAVVCSVYFYGIVREKQIEQAMNKASAIHVSLIQGNIDQSVKWSVPYQKDTIEIYQSMSISAGRNHSPGMIIWPETAVPFYFQDVDDMHRRIASLAPQTGNWLLFGSPSYSDDEGNLSFSNTAFLLSPDGMTVAQYNKVHLVPYGEYVPLRRFFPFIEKLTAGIGDFKSGEGFFPIAADSRKIGVLICYEGILAEAGRAYKRRGAELFVNITNDAWFGNTSAPYQHLSMTVFRAVENRLFLARAANTGISAIIDPMGKILKKTEIFERKILQGEIKYLGISTLYSKYGDVFVYICFTLLISIYFLSEKRRIRCLKIYRQP, encoded by the coding sequence GTGAAACTGTCCTATTGGTTACTTTCCAAAAAGCCCGTCCTGCCCGCCTTTCTATCAAGTCTGCTGCTCCTTTTGTCCTTTCCAAAATATGGGACGGGTCTTTTTGCCTGGATTGCCCTGGTCCCTTTTCTTTATTCCCTTCGCGGAAAAACCGTTTCTCAAGGAGCCGCCACGGGTTTCTGGATCGGCATGGTCTTTTATGTCGGTCTTATTTATTGGATTGTTTATGTTATTGTCGTTTATGGAAACCTCCCCTACTTTGCCGGAATTGTCTTGATGCTGCTGCTGGCAGCCTATCTGAGTCTTTATTTTGGCTTATTTGCAGCGGGTATCATTTATCTGAAAAATAAAGAAGTACCGCTTATTCTTTCTGCTCCATTGCTCTGGGTTATCCTGGAATTTACCAAATCAAACCTCTTTGCCGGCTTTCCCTGGGAAAATCTTGCCCACTCTCAATATCTCTATTCCCGAATCATCCAAATTGCAGATCTGGCAGGAGGGTATGGGATTTCCTTTCTTATTGTTCTCATCAATGTCATCCTTTATGATCTGCTGACTCTCCGGAAGAAAAAGAAAATAGTCTTAATGGAAGCTGCTTTGGGAATGGCGGTGGTTTGTTCCGTTTATTTTTATGGGATCGTGAGAGAAAAACAAATCGAGCAGGCTATGAATAAGGCCTCCGCAATCCATGTGTCCCTGATACAGGGTAACATTGATCAAAGTGTAAAATGGAGTGTCCCGTATCAAAAGGACACGATAGAGATTTATCAATCGATGTCGATTTCCGCCGGACGTAACCATTCTCCCGGCATGATCATCTGGCCGGAAACCGCTGTTCCCTTCTATTTCCAGGATGTGGATGACATGCATCGGAGGATTGCATCGCTGGCACCGCAAACGGGAAATTGGCTGCTTTTCGGAAGTCCAAGTTATTCCGACGATGAGGGGAATCTTTCCTTTTCGAACACGGCATTTCTCTTGTCCCCGGATGGAATGACCGTCGCTCAATATAATAAGGTTCATCTGGTGCCCTATGGGGAATATGTCCCATTACGGCGGTTTTTCCCTTTTATTGAAAAATTGACAGCCGGCATCGGGGATTTTAAATCTGGGGAAGGATTTTTCCCCATTGCGGCAGACAGCAGGAAAATCGGCGTTCTGATCTGCTATGAAGGCATTCTTGCTGAAGCCGGTCGGGCCTATAAGAGAAGAGGAGCGGAATTATTTGTCAATATTACCAATGATGCATGGTTCGGGAATACATCCGCTCCTTACCAGCATTTGTCAATGACTGTTTTCCGGGCGGTGGAAAATCGATTGTTTCTTGCGAGAGCCGCGAATACTGGAATCAGTGCCATAATAGACCCTATGGGAAAAATCTTGAAGAAAACGGAGATTTTTGAGAGAAAGATTCTTCAGGGCGAAATTAAATATTTAGGAATATCGACTTTATATTCTAAATATGGTGATGTATTTGTATATATCTGTTTTACTTTATTGATATCGATTTATTTCCTATCGGAGAAAAGGAGAATAAGATGCTTGAAGATCTACCGGCAACCATAG
- the prfB gene encoding peptide chain release factor 2 (programmed frameshift) yields the protein MLEDLPATIADLKRRIDYLGECLDIPEKEKRIRELEAVSLKDDFWNDNEKATSILKEKNNLEEAVEAWHFKQRAISDVQVIYDMALEENDERALEDVAAELEHLGKSVRETELKMMLGSEQDPMNAIVSIHAGAGGTEAQDWAEMLMRMYLRWAEKRGFKTIIIDYLPGDEAGIKSVSFTLEGEYAYGYAKAEVGIHRLVRISPFDAGARRHTSFASVFVYPEIDDEIVVEIDEKDLRIDTYRSTGAGGQHVNKTDSAVRITHLPTGIVVQCQNERSQHKNKAMAMKYLRSRLYELKIREQNEKLSEINKTKKEIAWGSQIRSYVLQPYKMVKDHRTNVEIGNVGRVLDGDIDDLIEAYLIQ from the exons ATGCTTGAAGATCTACCGGCAACCATAGCTGATCTTAAAAGAAGAATAGATTATCTAGGGGAGTGTCTT GACATCCCTGAGAAAGAAAAACGAATTAGAGAGCTTGAAGCTGTTTCCCTGAAAGACGATTTCTGGAATGACAATGAAAAGGCAACGTCGATTCTCAAGGAAAAAAACAACTTAGAAGAGGCAGTGGAAGCCTGGCATTTCAAGCAAAGGGCCATTTCGGATGTTCAGGTTATTTATGACATGGCTTTGGAAGAAAACGATGAGAGGGCGTTGGAAGATGTAGCCGCTGAATTGGAACATCTGGGAAAATCCGTTCGGGAAACAGAGTTGAAGATGATGCTGGGCAGTGAACAGGACCCCATGAATGCCATCGTATCGATACATGCGGGGGCAGGGGGAACGGAAGCCCAGGATTGGGCGGAAATGCTGATGAGGATGTATCTTCGCTGGGCTGAAAAAAGAGGGTTTAAAACAATCATTATTGACTATCTCCCCGGCGATGAGGCAGGAATAAAAAGTGTTTCTTTTACCCTGGAAGGGGAGTACGCGTACGGTTACGCCAAAGCGGAGGTCGGTATTCATAGGCTGGTCCGGATCTCCCCCTTTGATGCCGGCGCCCGGAGACATACATCCTTTGCCTCCGTTTTTGTCTATCCTGAAATCGATGATGAAATTGTCGTGGAAATCGATGAGAAGGATTTACGAATTGATACCTATAGATCGACAGGAGCGGGCGGTCAACATGTCAACAAGACGGATTCAGCCGTCAGGATCACGCATCTGCCTACCGGTATCGTTGTTCAATGTCAGAATGAAAGATCTCAGCACAAGAACAAGGCCATGGCCATGAAATACCTGAGATCGAGACTCTACGAATTGAAAATTCGAGAACAGAATGAAAAATTGTCCGAAATTAATAAAACAAAAAAAGAGATCGCCTGGGGCAGTCAAATCCGTTCGTATGTTCTGCAACCATACAAGATGGTCAAGGACCACAGAACAAACGTTGAAATTGGAAACGTTGGCAGAGTCCTGGATGGGGATATTGATGACTTGATCGAGGCTTATCTGATCCAGTAG
- the ybeY gene encoding rRNA maturation RNase YbeY: MGFFTNGSIIPGSMPTGKEHYERILMAISIQNQQKKVKIDLRRIRQLVRRLLLAVECADKEISLLFVDDAKITEINQRYLGRNYPTNVISFSFLEGEFSGVNPDLLGDIVISADTALRDAESGGLPLEDELDFLIIHGLLHILGYDHEKENDEEREQMQKKEQELFFLLHDYPLEL, from the coding sequence ATGGGATTTTTCACCAACGGATCGATTATCCCGGGCAGCATGCCGACCGGGAAGGAGCACTACGAAAGGATACTAATGGCCATATCGATTCAAAATCAGCAGAAAAAAGTAAAAATTGATCTGCGGCGAATACGTCAGCTTGTACGGCGATTACTTCTTGCTGTCGAATGCGCAGATAAGGAAATCAGTCTTCTTTTCGTCGATGACGCAAAGATTACAGAGATAAACCAAAGGTATCTGGGAAGAAATTATCCAACCAATGTGATTTCATTTTCTTTTCTGGAAGGTGAGTTCAGCGGCGTCAACCCGGATCTCTTGGGCGATATCGTCATCTCGGCGGATACGGCCCTCCGGGATGCGGAAAGCGGTGGGCTCCCTCTGGAAGATGAACTGGATTTTCTGATCATTCACGGGCTTCTGCATATCCTGGGCTACGATCATGAAAAGGAGAATGATGAAGAAAGAGAACAGATGCAAAAAAAAGAGCAGGAATTATTCTTCCTGCTCCATGATTATCCTCTCGAATTATAA
- a CDS encoding LysM peptidoglycan-binding domain-containing protein: MKKAIQYTMTSLFFIFLLSFSLVQSVCAQPQNENENKDGKVTKSLFSFSFQNDLQSSGTKTQNSNEKDIQKKKASHIEVSSRASAQDSDDEEGKEDERDLMEEALAYLNSSQKFWEQGDIEKALDFLDQAYTLLLETDGDLEIARQKDDLRLLISKRLLAIYSSSQTRTKGNRSEIPIVMNPDVEREIRSFQTYERDFFISSYQRSGIYRASIQKELKKAGLPEELVWLPLVESGFKIGALSKARALGLWQFIPSTGYKYGLNRDEWIDERMNADKSTQAAISYLKELHGMFGDWLTVLAAYNSGEGRVMRVISRQHINYLDRFWDLYHQLPNETARYVPRFLATLHIIRDPEKYGFDLKADNEQKAPSECKKVKSYKPMKLQDVAFYTGVSEDVLNGLNSELRHRITPDKEYDLQLPVEAVEKYAQIVDSIPQSERPTLSLLSSNSSGRDGHRSDRISERRTSNSNYLSHRIKRGESLGSIAKRYKTSPRTLAAYNSISSKKDLKPGQKINIPTGKSKKLAKKAVPSAEGDKNSNDRETRISYKVKKGDSLASLARRFGTSEAEIKKLNRIKGRNLTLGKVIKISRDSSDEDDNSKAAEQKKEGTRKSKKRVSQKESEKTYLVKKG, from the coding sequence ATGAAAAAAGCAATCCAATATACGATGACCTCCCTTTTTTTTATTTTTCTGCTGTCCTTCTCTTTAGTGCAGAGTGTTTGCGCTCAACCTCAGAATGAAAATGAGAACAAGGACGGGAAGGTGACAAAAAGCCTGTTTTCTTTTTCTTTCCAGAATGATCTGCAGAGTTCTGGAACAAAGACACAAAATTCGAACGAAAAAGACATTCAGAAAAAGAAGGCGTCGCATATTGAGGTGTCAAGCCGTGCCTCTGCTCAAGATTCCGATGATGAGGAAGGAAAAGAGGATGAGCGCGATCTTATGGAAGAAGCCCTTGCTTATCTGAATTCATCACAGAAATTCTGGGAACAGGGTGATATTGAAAAGGCGTTGGATTTTCTTGATCAAGCCTATACCCTTCTTCTGGAAACAGACGGCGATCTGGAAATTGCGCGTCAGAAAGACGATTTGCGATTGCTGATTTCAAAACGGCTTCTGGCCATTTACTCTTCGTCACAGACAAGGACCAAGGGGAACCGCAGTGAAATTCCGATTGTCATGAACCCCGACGTAGAGCGAGAAATCCGCTCCTTCCAAACTTATGAAAGGGATTTTTTTATTTCGTCTTATCAGAGATCGGGCATTTATCGGGCTTCCATTCAGAAAGAATTGAAAAAAGCCGGACTGCCCGAGGAACTGGTGTGGCTGCCTTTGGTTGAAAGTGGATTTAAAATCGGAGCCTTGTCTAAAGCACGCGCCTTGGGCCTTTGGCAATTTATTCCCTCAACGGGATATAAATATGGCTTGAATCGCGATGAATGGATCGATGAGCGGATGAATGCGGATAAGTCAACCCAGGCGGCAATCAGCTACCTGAAAGAACTCCACGGAATGTTCGGAGACTGGCTGACGGTTCTGGCCGCATACAACAGTGGTGAAGGCAGAGTCATGAGAGTCATTTCGCGTCAGCATATCAACTATCTTGATCGATTCTGGGACCTGTACCATCAATTGCCCAATGAGACAGCGCGCTATGTGCCACGTTTTCTGGCGACTCTCCACATTATCCGTGATCCGGAAAAATATGGCTTCGACCTGAAAGCGGATAACGAACAAAAGGCGCCTTCTGAATGTAAGAAGGTCAAATCGTATAAACCCATGAAGCTGCAGGATGTAGCCTTCTACACGGGTGTATCGGAAGACGTATTGAACGGTCTGAATTCCGAATTGCGCCATAGAATCACCCCCGATAAGGAATATGACCTGCAACTACCTGTGGAAGCCGTTGAGAAATATGCCCAGATTGTCGATTCGATTCCACAATCTGAAAGACCCACTCTTTCCCTTCTCTCATCAAATTCATCAGGCAGAGATGGCCACAGATCAGACCGTATTTCGGAACGTAGAACAAGCAACTCCAATTATTTAAGTCATCGGATCAAACGGGGAGAATCTCTCGGTTCGATTGCAAAACGCTATAAGACGTCACCCCGTACGTTGGCCGCTTACAATTCAATCTCATCAAAAAAAGATTTGAAACCGGGGCAGAAAATCAATATCCCGACGGGAAAATCCAAGAAATTAGCTAAAAAGGCGGTTCCGTCTGCAGAGGGGGATAAAAATTCCAACGACCGGGAGACGCGGATCAGTTACAAGGTGAAGAAAGGAGACTCTCTGGCCTCGTTGGCACGCCGGTTTGGAACGAGTGAAGCGGAAATAAAAAAGCTCAACCGCATCAAAGGGCGAAATCTGACGTTAGGAAAAGTCATTAAAATAAGTAGAGATAGCAGTGATGAAGACGATAATTCGAAAGCTGCCGAACAGAAAAAGGAAGGAACGAGAAAATCGAAAAAGCGGGTGAGTCAGAAAGAAAGCGAAAAGACCTACCTGGTTAAAAAAGGCTGA